One Deinococcus humi genomic window carries:
- a CDS encoding APC family permease, protein MTPPDSVPAPSIAPSPIKRWLLEGSSPEPDQPGYYEGEHSVQTKHQTHPWWKVMCLTGVDYFSTLGYQPGIAALAAGVLSPLATLVLVLVTLFGALPMYRRVAQESPHGDGSISMLERLLGFWPGKFLVLALIGFVATGFVITITLSAADAAAHLTENPLLRPMIGGTQVPVTLLLITLLGAVFLRGFNEAIGIAVGIVIVYLGLSAVVVVDGLRLVASEPQIIPDWWAMVQQSYASPLAIIGASLLVFPRLALGLSGFETGVVVMPLIKGDAGDTEAAPAGRIRNGQNLLTTAALIMSVFLLTSSLVTTLLIPTAAFQAGGAANGRALAYLAHQRLGETFGTLYDVSTIAILWFAGASAMAGLLNIVPRYLPRYGMAPDWMRANRPLVLVFVTVAFVVTLAFKANVDAQAGAYATGVLALMTSAAVAVTLSSVRRRQRTQSWAFGLISLIFIYTISVTVIGNPGGLLIALLFIAAVLVVSFASRVQRSFELRVSRVVLDDSAVQLLKSFPIRPLRLVAHRPGCYTLAEYCKQELRARQMAHLPDDVPFLFLEAEVDDASDFSDVVEVSSVRVGPYGVLKARGSSVPNTIAAVMLHLRGKGAPPQVYMRWSEDTPLHLALKFLVEGQGDVPPLTHEILRRAEPNRDRRPIVHVGG, encoded by the coding sequence ATGACGCCGCCCGATTCTGTCCCGGCCCCTTCCATCGCGCCCTCCCCTATCAAGCGCTGGCTCCTGGAAGGCAGCAGTCCAGAGCCGGATCAACCGGGCTATTACGAGGGCGAACACAGCGTGCAGACCAAACACCAGACCCACCCCTGGTGGAAGGTGATGTGCCTGACCGGGGTCGATTACTTTTCTACCCTTGGCTATCAACCTGGCATTGCAGCGCTGGCTGCGGGGGTACTGTCGCCGCTGGCAACGCTGGTACTGGTGCTGGTCACGCTGTTCGGGGCCTTGCCGATGTACCGCCGGGTGGCACAGGAAAGTCCGCATGGCGACGGCTCAATCAGCATGCTCGAACGGCTGCTGGGCTTCTGGCCGGGCAAATTTCTGGTGCTCGCCCTGATCGGCTTCGTGGCGACGGGATTCGTCATCACCATCACGCTTTCAGCCGCCGACGCCGCCGCTCACCTGACTGAGAATCCCCTGCTCAGGCCGATGATCGGCGGCACGCAGGTACCTGTGACCCTCCTGCTGATCACCCTGCTGGGGGCGGTGTTTCTGAGAGGCTTCAATGAAGCGATCGGCATTGCCGTGGGCATCGTGATCGTGTATCTGGGCCTCAGCGCCGTTGTGGTGGTTGACGGCCTGCGGCTGGTGGCCAGTGAACCTCAGATCATCCCCGATTGGTGGGCCATGGTTCAGCAGAGTTACGCCTCGCCGCTGGCGATCATCGGCGCCTCACTGCTGGTGTTTCCCAGACTGGCGCTGGGATTGTCAGGCTTCGAGACGGGCGTGGTGGTCATGCCGCTGATCAAGGGCGATGCAGGCGACACCGAGGCCGCTCCGGCAGGCCGCATCCGCAACGGCCAGAACCTGCTGACCACCGCCGCGCTGATCATGAGCGTGTTTCTGTTGACCAGCAGCTTGGTCACCACCCTTCTGATCCCCACCGCTGCCTTCCAGGCTGGTGGCGCGGCCAACGGGCGGGCGCTGGCGTATCTGGCCCACCAGCGGCTCGGCGAGACGTTCGGCACGCTGTACGACGTCAGCACCATCGCCATTCTGTGGTTTGCGGGCGCTTCTGCCATGGCGGGGCTGCTGAACATCGTGCCTCGTTACCTGCCGCGCTACGGCATGGCCCCTGACTGGATGCGCGCCAACCGCCCACTGGTGCTGGTTTTCGTGACGGTGGCTTTTGTGGTCACGCTGGCCTTCAAAGCCAACGTGGACGCTCAGGCAGGCGCATACGCGACAGGGGTGCTGGCCTTGATGACCTCGGCAGCGGTGGCCGTTACTTTGTCGTCGGTTCGGCGCAGGCAACGCACGCAGAGCTGGGCGTTCGGCCTCATCAGCCTGATTTTTATCTACACCATCTCGGTGACGGTGATCGGCAATCCAGGCGGGCTGCTGATTGCGCTGCTGTTTATCGCCGCGGTGCTGGTGGTCAGCTTTGCCTCACGGGTGCAGCGTTCCTTCGAACTGCGGGTCAGCCGCGTGGTCCTAGACGACTCAGCAGTGCAGCTCCTCAAGAGCTTCCCGATTCGCCCACTGCGCCTGGTGGCCCACCGCCCCGGATGCTACACGCTAGCGGAATACTGCAAACAGGAACTCCGTGCCCGGCAGATGGCCCATCTCCCCGACGACGTGCCCTTCCTCTTCCTAGAAGCCGAGGTGGACGATGCCTCGGACTTCAGCGACGTGGTGGAGGTCAGCAGCGTGAGGGTGGGCCCGTACGGTGTCCTGAAGGCCAGGGGCTCCAGCGTGCCCAACACTATTGCTGCAGTGATGCTGCATCTGCGGGGGAAGGGTGCGCCGCCGCAGGTGTACATGCGCTGGAGTGAGGATACGCCGCTTCACCTGGCCCTCAAGTTCCTGGTGGAAGGCCAGGGCGACGTCCCGCCCCTGACCCACGAAATCCTGCGCCGGGCCGAACCGAACCGGGATCGCCGCCCGATTGTGCATGTGGGGGGCTAG
- a CDS encoding mercuric reductase gives MSQNKPDTERPAPDRCDAVIIGAGQAGVPLAQALTDSGRQVVLIEAEHVGGTCVNEGCTPTKTMIASARVAHLARRSDEYGVQDGQVQVDFAAVQARKDSVVEQFRSGSRDGLEQAGVELVMGRARFIGPHTVQATLPDGSRRAFEAPLVFINTGARPTWPNLPGLRDVGAVDSTGLLALRELPEHLLILGGGYIGLEFGQAFARFGSRVTVIERGERLASHEDPDVAAALTDVLCDEGVAVLCGREVVWTRRSDSGVDVLVRDPQGEQILSGSHLLVATGRTPNTDDLGLDVAGVDVDERGHVRVDDDLRTNVEGVYALGDVKGGPAFTHVAYDDFRIVRDALLHGQRRSWHNRLIPYTVFTDPQLARVGLDEMQAREQGLRVRVYTLPMSKVARAIETGETSGLMKAVVDDETDQILGATVLGAEGGETLSVLQVAMQGNLTASDLRDGVFSHPTWTESLNNLFMGTPVLHTPKSAADERPGTG, from the coding sequence ATGTCGCAAAACAAGCCAGATACGGAACGTCCTGCCCCTGATCGCTGTGATGCCGTCATCATCGGTGCTGGACAGGCAGGTGTCCCACTTGCCCAGGCACTGACAGACAGTGGGCGTCAGGTCGTCCTGATCGAGGCCGAGCACGTGGGTGGTACCTGCGTGAACGAGGGCTGCACCCCCACCAAAACCATGATCGCCAGCGCGCGTGTCGCTCACCTCGCCCGCCGCAGCGACGAATACGGCGTTCAGGACGGTCAGGTTCAGGTCGATTTTGCGGCTGTCCAGGCACGCAAGGATAGCGTAGTCGAGCAGTTCCGCTCAGGCAGCCGGGACGGTTTGGAACAGGCGGGGGTTGAGCTGGTGATGGGCCGTGCCCGGTTTATCGGCCCTCACACCGTGCAGGCGACGCTGCCAGATGGGAGCCGGCGGGCCTTCGAGGCGCCGCTGGTCTTCATCAACACGGGTGCCCGCCCCACCTGGCCGAACCTTCCCGGATTACGCGATGTGGGTGCCGTGGATTCGACGGGGCTGCTTGCGCTCCGGGAACTTCCCGAACATCTGTTGATTCTCGGCGGCGGGTACATCGGACTGGAGTTCGGCCAGGCCTTCGCCCGTTTCGGAAGCCGGGTGACGGTTATCGAGCGGGGCGAGCGGCTCGCGAGCCACGAGGACCCGGATGTGGCGGCAGCGCTCACGGACGTGCTGTGTGATGAGGGCGTGGCTGTCCTGTGCGGGCGCGAAGTCGTGTGGACACGCCGCTCGGATTCGGGAGTCGATGTCCTCGTGCGTGATCCACAGGGCGAGCAGATCCTGTCCGGATCGCACCTCCTCGTGGCCACGGGCCGTACCCCGAACACGGACGATCTGGGGCTGGACGTGGCGGGCGTCGACGTGGACGAGCGCGGACACGTGCGGGTGGACGACGATCTGCGCACCAATGTCGAGGGGGTATACGCCTTGGGAGACGTCAAGGGTGGCCCGGCCTTCACCCACGTCGCCTACGATGACTTTCGGATCGTACGCGACGCTCTCCTGCACGGGCAGCGGCGCTCGTGGCACAACCGGCTGATCCCCTACACGGTGTTCACGGACCCGCAACTCGCCCGCGTCGGCCTGGATGAGATGCAGGCGCGCGAGCAGGGGCTGCGGGTGCGGGTGTACACCCTGCCCATGTCAAAGGTGGCACGTGCCATCGAGACGGGGGAGACGAGCGGACTGATGAAAGCCGTCGTGGACGACGAGACAGACCAGATTCTTGGCGCCACGGTCCTGGGGGCCGAGGGAGGTGAAACCCTCAGCGTCCTTCAGGTCGCCATGCAAGGGAATCTGACCGCGAGCGACCTGCGGGACGGAGTGTTCTCGCATCCCACCTGGACCGAATCACTCAATAATCTGTTCATGGGAACGCCCGTCCTGCACACGCCCAAGTCCGCCGCTGACGAACGCCCAGGGACAGGATAA